One Hypomesus transpacificus isolate Combined female chromosome 21, fHypTra1, whole genome shotgun sequence genomic region harbors:
- the lbx1b gene encoding transcription factor LBX1b — protein sequence MTSKEVAKCDAVESRRRSPLDHLPPPANSNKPLTPFSIEDILNKPSVKRSYTICGTAHLISSTEKHRSSGISLSNRALLTQTSPLCALEELASKTFKGLEVSVLQAAEGRDGMTLFGQRNTPKKRRKSRTAFTNHQIYELEKRFLYQKYLSPADRDQIAQQLGLTNAQVITWFQNRRAKLKRDLEEMKADVESAKAVGNVPLEKLAKLADLEKCANGTLGHSRIEPPSQSGQQEHELAHKLRMSPMSPFSDHTTSKECSEDEDVEIDVDD from the exons ATGACATCCAAAGAAGTCGCCAAATGTGACGCGGTGGAGAGCAGGCGGCGGAGTCCTTTGGACCACCTTCCTCCACCTGCAAATTCCAACAAACCCTTAACTCCCTTCAGCATCGAGGACATTCTCAACAAACCCTCAGTGAAACGGAGTTACACCATCTGTGGAACGGCGCACCTGATTTCGTCGACTGAAAAGCATCGCTCCTCCGGCATCTCCCTGTCCAACCGAGCACTTCTGACCCAGACCTCTCCACTCTGCGCCCTGGAGGAACTAGCCAGCAAAACGTTCAAAGGCCTGGAAGTCAGTGTTCTACAAGCTGCCGAAG ggagagatggaatgaCATTATTTGGGCAGAGAAATACCCCGAAGAAGCGGCGGAAGTCCAGGACGGCGTTCACCAATCACCAAATTTACGAATTAGAGAAAAGATTCCTGTATCAGAAATATTTGTCTCCCGCCGACCGAGATCAGATAGCCCAACAACTAGGGTTAACAAATGCCCAAGTCATCACATGGTTTCAGAACCGGAGAGCCAAGTTAAAGAGGGATTTGGAGGAGATGAAGGCGGACGTGGAATCGGCCAAGGCCGTCGGTAATGTACCTTTGGAGAAACTCGCCAAACTCGCGGACCTGGAGAAATGCGCAAATGGAACGCTTGGTCACTCGCGAATCGAGCCCCCCTCGCAGAGCGGCCAACAAGAACACGAGCTAGCTCACAAACTGCGGATGTCCCCCATGTCGCCATTTTCAGACCACACAACAAGTAAAGAATGCTCGGAGGACGAAGACGTGGAAATTGATGTGGATGACTGA
- the cenpk gene encoding centromere protein K — MAQAQPYDNEAQVPDLTEFSEAVQTEELLNECEEKFAQLQMLQNKIILSETDSCDSPQEQSVNRLTTIAAEMIQWQKVEPKLLSKNPEVLHALGKQELQKLNAQLEMVLSCAQEKRNKLRDTLKSEQKWLEEKKEVLAAATDHVTRLKLENEQQSEQIVLQETKKKIQKMKDYQDKLLETLGDVLEEHFPLPQNETAANKKKKNIPQELNDNLISLNEILELLMNKTLETPHDPYVTVKDTFWPPYMEILLRYDIATRHPEDCFKIRLETFY, encoded by the exons ATG GCGCAAGCACAGCCATATGACAATGAAGCTCAAGTGCCAGATTTAACGGAGTTTTCCGAGGCTGTTCAGACAGAGGAGCTGTTGAACGAGTGTGAAGAGAAGTTTGCACAGCTTCAGATG CTTCAAAATAAGATCATTCTTTCAGAGACAGATTCGTGTGACAGTCCACAAGAGCAG TCAGTAAACAGGTTGACAACTATAGCGGCAGAGATGATACAATGGCAAAAAGTAGAGCCCAAAC TGTTGTCTAAGAACCCAGAGGTTTTACATGCTCTTGGAAAACAGGAG CTGCAGAAACTGAATGCTCAGTTAGAGATGGTCCTATCCTGTGctcaagagaagaggaacaaACTGAGAGATACTCTGAAaag TGAACAGAAGtggctggaggagaagaaggaagtgCTGGCTGCTGCCACGGATCATGTGACCAGACTCAAACTGGAGAACGAGCAGCAGTCGGAACAAAT TGTTTTGCAAGAGACCAAGAAGAAGATTCAGAAGATGAAAGATTACCAGGACAAACTGTTGGAAACTCTTGGAGATGTACTGGAGGAAcacttccctctccctcagaaCGAGACTGCCgccaacaagaagaagaag AACATTCCTCAAGAGCTGAACGATAATCTAATTTCTCTGAATGAAATTCTTGAG CTACTGATGAACAAGACCCTGGAGACCCCTCATGACCCCTACGTAACTGTCAAAGACACCTTCTGGCCGCCATACATGGAGATACTGCTACGTTACGACATCGCCACCAGGCACCCCGAGGACTGCTTCAAGATCCGCCTGGAGACCTTTTATTAG
- the LOC124483653 gene encoding LOW QUALITY PROTEIN: stromal membrane-associated protein 1-like (The sequence of the model RefSeq protein was modified relative to this genomic sequence to represent the inferred CDS: deleted 1 base in 1 codon) encodes MTTRSEREKAQKLNEQHQAILSKMLREDDNKYCADCEAKGPRWASWNLGIFICIRCAGIHRNLGVHISRVKSVNLDQWTSEQIQSVQDMGNTRARKLYEANLPDNFRRPQTDQAVEFLIRDKYEKKKYYSKNVTNGGSPKEKETKREKESDRGAKLSSYGKSEEARPLPKVSPAKPTEPSVNLLGLDAPAVASAPSSSTAQNNEDLDIFGPMVSNPLPVSTAAAQFSQASSSNPASTPTQGAAPPPGGGGASGQGDLDLFSETSGGKAEDAAKKPLSKDSILSLYGSSSMPQQAPAGTEPYAYAGMFMGQPQMQFPVQAPAGYQAFPGMGTAMPPTTVMGAMMAQSGAAMMGPNTGMMVGMTMPNGFMGNAPAAGVMGMAPRMMGPQGAAMPAGMVPAQGMYAIQPGQQAQWNMGQMNQQMSGMTLNGAGGQMAFGQPAAAMGGWAAPPSGQTLSTQLWK; translated from the exons ATGACGACccgttcagagagagagaaggcccaGAAACTCAACGAGCAACATCAGGCCATCCTGTCAAAAATGCTGAGGGAAGACGACAACAAATATTGCGCCGATTGTGAGGCAAAag gtccaAGATGGGCGTCCTGGAACCTGGGCATCTTCATCTGTATTCGGTGTGCTGGCATCCACAGGAACCTGGGGGTGCACATATCACGGGTCAAATCTGTCAACCTGGACCAATGGACCTCAGAACAAATCCAG AGCGTACAGGACATGGGGAACACCAGGGCCAGGAAGCTGTATGAGGCCAACCTCCCAGACAACTTCAGACGGCCCCAAACAGACCA AGCAGTGGAGTTCTTGATCAGGGACAAGTATGAGAAGAAGAAATACTACAGCAAGAATGTGACCAATGGGGGGAGT CCGAAAGAGaaggagaccaagagagagaaagaatccGACCGAGGAGCAAAGCTGTCATCGTACGGCAAG AGCGAAGAGGCCCGGCCACTCCCCAAAGTTAGCCCAGCGAAGCCCACAGAACCATCCGTCAACCTCTTAGGCCTTG ACGCTCCCGCAGTAGCCTCAGCCCCCAGCTCCAGCACAGCCCAGAACAACGAGGACCTGGACATCTTCGGCCCCATGGTCTCcaaccccctccctgtctccacgGCAGCAGCACAGTTCTCTCAG gcgAGCTCCAGTAAccccgccagcacccccacACAGGGGGCGGCACCCCCCCCAGGGGGCGGCGGGGCCTCGGGCCAGGGAGACCTGGACCTGTTCAGTGAGACGAGCGGCGGCAAGGCGGAGGACGCGGCCAAGAAGCCGCTGTCCAAAGACTCCATCCTGTCGCTGTACGGCAGCAGCAGCATGCCCCAGCAGGCCCCTGCGGGGACGGAGCCATACGCATACG ctggtaTGTTCATGGGCCAGCCCCAGATGCAGTTCCCGGTCCAGGCCCCCGCTGGCTACCAGGCTTTCCCTGGCATGGGCACAGCCATGCCCCCCACCACCGTCATGGGCGCCATGATGGCCCAGAGCGGGGCGGCCATGATGGGTCCCAACACGGGCATGATGGTCGGCATGACCATGCCCAACGGCTTCATGGGCAACGCGCCCGCCGCGGGGGTGATGGGCATGGCC CCCCGGATGATGGGGCCCCAGGGAGCGGCGATGCCCGCGGGCATGGTGCCCGCTCAGGGCATGTATGCCATCCAGCCCGGGCAGCAGGCCCAGTGGAACATGGGACAG ATGAACCAGCAGATGTCAGGGATGACGCTGAACGGAGCCGGTGGTCAGATGGCCTTTGGCCAGCCCGCTGCAGCCATGGGGGGGTGGGCGGCCCCCCCCTCTGGCCAGACCCTCAGCACACAGCTCTGGAAgtga